A genomic window from Colletotrichum destructivum chromosome 7, complete sequence includes:
- a CDS encoding Putative saf4/Yju2 protein: MQGFNMGRYVPPDLEGTTSGNKLHGKHALGARASKLASSGILTVRFEMPYAIWCSTCPKPTIIGQGVRFNAEKKRVGSYHSTPVWQFRMRHADCGGWVEIQTDPQNTAYVVVSGAKKRDTGDDDNNNNNKTPGEGEMVIMTDEERQKLRSSAFASLEKTIEDREQLVRATERIDELEDMSKKRWDDPYARNKALRSTFRAGRHQRERDAAVGEALKDRMSLGIDLVPETEEDVRRARLVDFGPGDDDDAGDAGHKALSKPLFSSSAVGASDGKKNKQNKKTGGKDLPRGTPKAALLASKRRNDIVTEIVGNTRMARDPFLAEARAERTPARIPGLKRKREAEEGKGAREGTQKPVGDGGPSLPASRTLVGYGSESD, translated from the coding sequence ATGCAGGGCTTCAATATGGGACGCTATGTCCCCCCGGACCTCGAGGGCACCACCTCGGGCAACAAGCTCCACGGCAAACatgccctcggcgcccgcgCCTCCAAGCTCGCCTCGTCCGGCATCCTCACGGTCCGGTTCGAGATGCCCTATGCCATCTGGTGTTCCACCTGCCCCAAGcccaccatcatcggccaGGGCGTGCGCTTcaacgccgagaagaagcgcgtcGGTAGCTATCACTCGACACCAGTGTGGCAGTTCCGCATGCGCCACGCCGACTGCGGCGGCTGGGTCGAGATCCAGACGGACCCGCAGAACACGGCGTACGTCGTTGTCTCGGGGGCCAAGAAGCGCGACACCGGGGatgacgacaacaacaacaacaacaagacgccgggggagggggagatgGTCATTATGACAGACGAGGAACGCCAGAAGCTGCGCAGCAGTGCGTTTGCGAGCCTCGAAAAGACGATTGAGGACCGTGAGCAGCTCGTGCGGGCGACGGAGcgcatcgacgagctcgaggacatGTCCAAGAAGCGGTGGGACGACCCTTACGCGCGCAACAAGGCGCTGCGCAGCACGTTCCGCGCGGGACGACACCAGCGCGAGAGGGACGCCGCCGTAGGTGAGGCTTTGAAGGACAGAATGAGCCTGGGCATTGACCTCGTCcccgagacggaggaggatgTGCGGAGGGCGAGGCTGGTGGATTTTGGGCCtggtgatgacgacgatgccgggGACGCAGGGCACAAAGCCCTCTCGAAGCCGCTTTTCTCATCGTCTGCGGTGGGGGCCTCGGAtggaaagaagaacaagcagAACAAGAAGACCGGCGGCAAAGATCTGCCCAGAGGGACCCCCAAAGCGGCGTTGCTCGCGTCCAAGAGGAGAAACGACATCGTGACCGAGATCGTCGGGAACACACGCATGGCGCGGGATCCGTTCCTGGCGGAGGCCAGGGCGGagaggacgccggcgaggattCCCGGATTGAAGCGGAAGCGCGaagcggaggaggggaagggcgCGAGAGAAGGGACGCAAAAGcccgttggcgatggcgggccTAGCCTGCCCGCCTCTAGAACCCTAGTGGGTTATGGTTCCGAGTCGGATTGA
- a CDS encoding Putative ketopantoate hydroxymethyltransferase, pyruvate kinase-like domain superfamily, whose product MRQPQMRHSSHSPMGTPLANQRKKVTIGSLRNLYRKREPITVITAHDFPSAHVADHAGMDIILVGDSLAMVALGMEDTSEVVVDEMLLHCRSVARATKSAFTVGDLPMGSYEIAPEQALETAIRFVKEGRMQGVKLEGGKEMASTIRKITSAGIPVLGHVGLTPQRQNSLGGFRVQGKTSGGALKLLEDALAVQEAGAFAMVVEAVPAEVATLVTEKLSVPTIGIGAGNGCSGQVLVQVDMTGNFPPGRFLPKFVKKYGNVWGESLKAIETYRDEVKSRQYPAPEHTYPISREELEAFADTLEKL is encoded by the exons ATGCGACAACCCCAGATGCGACACAGCTCGCATTCCCCCATGGGCACGCCTCTTGCGAACCAGAGGAAAAAAGTCACCATTGGTTCCCTGCGCAATCTGTACAGGAAGCGCGAACCAATCACAGTTATCACCGCGCACGACTTCCCCAGCGCTCACGTTGCGGACCATGCTGGCATGGATATAATCCTAGTAGGCGACAGCCTGGCCATGGTTGCTCTTGGCATGGAAGACACAAGCGAGGTTGTCGTTGACGAAATGCTGCTGCATTGCCGCTCTGTTGCGAGGGCCACCAAATCCGCCTTTACT GTCGGCGATTTGCCCATGGGCAGTTATGAGATTGCCCCGGAGCAGGCCTTGGAGACGGCCATCCGCTTTGTCAAAGAGGGCCGGATGCAAGGCGTCaagctcgagggcggcaaggaaATGGCGTCGACCATCCGAAAGATCACGTCCGCGGGCATCCCTGTCCTCGGCCACGTGGGCTTGACGCCGCAAAGGCAGAACTCGCTGGGAGGCTTCAGAGTCCAGGGCAAGACGTCCGGCGGCGCTCTTAagctcctcgaggatgcGCTGGCCGTGCAGGAGGCTGGCGCCTTTGCTATGGTCGTTGAAGCTGTCCCCGCCGAGGTGGCTACGCTCGTTACTGAGAAGCTGTCGGTCCCCACTATCGGCATCGGCGCTGGCAATGGCTGCTCGGGCCAGGTCTTGGTGCAAGTCGACATGACCGGGAACTTTCCTCCCGGGCGTTTCCTGCCCAAGTTTGTCAAGAAGTACGGCAACGTCTGGGGCGAGAGTCTCAAGGCCATTGAGACCTACCGCGACGAGGTGAAGAGCCGGCAATACCCTGCGCCGGAGCATACATACCCCATCTCGAGGGAAGAGCTCGAGGCCTTTGCCGATACTCTGGAGAAATTGTAA
- a CDS encoding Putative ubiquitin-conjugating enzyme E2, ubiquitin-conjugating enzyme/RWD — MSDYEVTLVNDNSNVRSRYIDRRPLTLTIKQGKSSMCDSRGLPRVTPFEGGVWKVHVELPDQYPYKSPSIGFVNRIFHPNIDELSGSVCLDVINQTWSPMFDMINIFEVFLPQLLRYPNPTDPLNGEAAALMIREPKSYDAKVKEYVQKYASKDAADEAGAESDDDDDMSSVGSFGDDDEEPAGRLDDV; from the exons ATGAGTGACTATGAGGTCACCTTGGTGAATGACAACAGTAA TGTAAGGTCAAGATACATCGATCGACGTCCACTCACCCTAACGATTAAACAAGGCAAGAGTTCTATGTGCGATTCAAGGGGCCTACCGAGAGTCA CTCCGTTTGAAGGCGGCGTATGGAAGGTCCATGTCGAACTCCCCGACCAATACCCCTACAAGTCGCCGAGCATCGGATTCGTGAACCGCATCTTCCACCCCAATATTGACGAGCT ATCGGGTTCAGTCTGTCTGGATGTTATCAACCAGACCTGGTCACCCATGTTCGACATGATCAACATTTTCGAGGTCTTCCTGCCCCAGCTTCTTCGGTACCCGAACCCGACAGATCCCCTTaacggcgaggcggcggctctGATGATAAGGGAACCCAAGAGCTACGACGCCAAAGTAAAGG AGTATGTACAAAAGTACGCGAGCAaagatgccgccgacgaggccggtgccgagagcgacgacgacgatgacatgTCCTCCGTCGGCAGTTTCggggacgatgacgaggaacCGGCCGGTCGACTGGACGATGTATGA
- a CDS encoding Putative ubiquitin-like protein Atg12 encodes MATDLTSPGIPRSGSASPAPATIPDRSTSPEIPLTMSASAILTAQPPDVASALASAGEYPSDKVVVKFKAVGNAPLLARGVAKISSTQTFHTVIWYLRKRLKLQESDSVFCYVNDSFAPSLDEIVGNLHSCFKDSSGQLVISYAMNPAFG; translated from the exons ATGGCGACAGACCTTACCTCACCCGGCATACCGAGGTCAGGCTCGGCCTCACCAGCGCCAGCAACCATCCCGGATCGTTCAACCTCCCCCGAGATACCGCTTACCAtgtccgcctcggccattcTTACAGCTCAACCGCCAGATGTCGCTTCTGCCTTGGCCAGTGCTGGCGAGTACCCGTCAgacaaggtcgtcgtcaagtTCAAGGCTGTCGGAaacgcccccctcctcgcccggggCGTAGCCAAAATCTCGTCTACTCAGACGTTCCATACCGTCATCTGGTATCTGCGCAAGAGACTCAAGCTCCAGGAATCAGACAGCGTCTTCTGCTACGTCAATGACTCTTTCGCGCCCTCTCTCGACGAGATCGTTGGCAACTTGCACAGC TGTTTCAAAGACTCAAGTGGTCAACTTGTCATTTCTTACGCCATGAACCCAGCTTTTGGCTGA